CGCGTACTCCGAGAGCGCGATGATGTCGGTCGGGTGAAACTGCTCGAGCATGGCTGCATAGCCGATGGTCAGGTCCATCACGACAGCCTAGTACCTGGTCCCGCGGGTCCGACATAGTTCCGCCGACGTGACGGGAGTCACTGCAGCCCATGCGCGCGGCCAGGAACCGACCGCCCGGAGCTCGTCGCCGCCCGCGACGAAGTCTTGCTCGCTGATCGTGCGCACGGTGCCTGTCGCCGGGTTGAAGACCTGGAGCGCCCCGTCCGTCCCGCGTCCGACGACGAGCACCACGTGGCGAGGAACGCTGTCTGACCCGGTGAAGACCGGGACGGGACGCCCACGGTCGACAGCACGAGCGACGTCGTCGACGGCCTGCCGACAGCGTGCGGGGCTGTCGGAGTCGATCATCGTCACGCGGTACCTCGTGCCGCGGGGTCCCACGCCGGAGCTCATCTCTTCGCTCGCGCCCCACGGTGGCGTCCCCAGGGCCGTCGGCCACGCGAGCCGGGTCCTGACGACCGGGCGCAGGTCCGTGCGCGCGGAGCGGTCCGTACACGAGCTCGTCCGCTTCTGCACCTGGCGCTCCTCGTGCGTGAACCGGTACGCGATCCCGTCGGACGTCGAACCGTGCGGGCTCGCTTCTCCGGTGGTGGCGTCGTAGGCGTCGAGCATCCACAGCGCATAGACCGGGTCGGTCAGCATCCGCGCGACGACGAGCGAGACCGAGCCGCAGGTGGTCCCCGTGCTCTGCTGGAAGATCCGGACCCCGTGCAGCGTGCGCCGGGAGGTGAGGCGCGGGTCCGTCGGGTCGAGTGCGGTCGCGAGCCTCGTGGCGTCGATGGGAGCGATGCGGTCGGCGAACCGGACGAGCGTCGTGGGCGCGGCTCCGCTCGCGAGCGACGCGAGAACCCATGCACGATGCTCGTCCCCCGGCATGCTGGCCAGGGCTCTGTCCACCGTCTCTCGACCCGCCGCAGGCAGGCTGTCGTAAGCCTCCTGGGCTCTCCGAGCGGTGTCTCCGACAAGCGGGCGGGCAGCGTGCCGCAGAGCGTCCGGAGAACCCGCGGCCCGGAACGCCACCTGCCCGACGACGCCGTGCGGGGCGACCGACACCTGGTCGTCGACGACGTCGAGCGCGTGGTCGCACGCTCGTGCGGCGGCAGCTGCACCTGCGTCCGCGACGCGCGCAGCACGGATCGCGTCACGCACCCCCGACAGGCTGCCCGCGACGCCGTGCGCACCGCGCACGCGACGGCCCACGGAGCGGAGGCTGACCCCCACCTCGATGCGCCTCGCCCGTGCGGCCGCGAGCGCGTCCGCTGAAGCCTCGAGGGTGCGCCGGACGTCGTCGGTCAGGCCCGCTGCGTCGTCGGACGCGCCGCCGAGCGTGGGGAGCGACGTCTCGCCCACGGCCACCGTGAGAGCGGCCCACCGCTCGGCCTCCGCCCGGAGAGCAGCCGGACCGCCGGGCGCGGGCCCCGTCGCGCACGCCGTGCTCGAGGTGACCAGGCCCCGCAGCGCGCGCACGCTGGTCCGGACCTCTCGCGGGTCGAGCGAGAAGCCCAGCGACCGGACGTCGCCGAGCACCGCCCACAGGCCCCGCACGAGGGCCGCCCAGTCGAGTGCAGGCAGGACGCGCGGCATGCTCAGTCGGCGAGCACGCGGTGCGTCTTGGTATACGCAGCCTGTGCGCGCGGACGCACGACGACCGTGTCGATGTTCACGTGCGGTGGCTGCTCGAGGCTCCACCGGACGACCTCGGCCACGTCGCCGGCGACGAGCGGTCCGGGGACCCCCTCGTAGACGGCGTCTGCCTTGGCCTGGTCGCCGGCGAACCGCGTGAGGGAGAACTCGTCCGTGCGGACCATCCCGGGGGCGATCTCGATGACACGCAGGGGCTCACCGACCAGCTCGAGGCGCAGGGTCCGGGCGGCCACGCGCTCGGCGTACTTCGCGGCGACGTAGCCGCCACCGCCCTCGTACGGCTCGTGCGCGGCCGTCGACGTGATGACGACGACGTCCCCCTCGCTCTCGCGCAGGGCAGGCAGGAATCCCTGCACCACGCGGAAGGTGCCGAGGACGTTGAGCTCGTACATCCTGCGCCACAGGTCGAGGTCTGCGTCGGCGACACGGTCGGCGCCGAACGCTCCGCCGGCGTTGTTGACGACCGCGTCGACGGGCCCGTCGGCCAGGACCGTCTCGACGAGCCGGGCCACGTCCTCGTCGGACGTGATGTCGGCCTGGACCGCGGTCGCGCCCGTCCGCTCGGCTAGCTCGGCGAGCCGGTCGGCGCGCCGGGCGACGGCCACAACGTCCCAGCCGTGCGAGCGCAGGAGCTCGACGGTCGAGGCGCCGATCCCGGACGACGCACCGGTCACCACCACACGACGAGGCCGACCGGCCCCGCCCGAGGTGGCGTCGGGACGACGGGCGGGCGGCTGCGTGCTGGACGACGTGTGCGTCACAGGGACTCCTCGAGAGTGGTCAAGACCTCGTCGTACACGGCGAGCGCGGTGGCGACCTCGTCGGTCGTCACGACGCACGGCGGCACGACGTGGATGCGGTTGTCGGCGGTGAACGGAAGGAGGCCCCGGGCGAGGCACCCGTCGCGGACGATCACCATGCTCTGCGGGCTGACGGGCTCCCGTGTCTCACGGTCACGGACGAGCTCGAGCGCCCAGAATACGCCGAGACCGCGGACCTCGCCGATGCTCGGGTGCTTCTCTGCGAGCGCGGCGAGACCAGGTCCGATCGCCTCGGCGCCGACCCGTCGGGCGTTCTCGACGATGCCTTCGTCAGC
This sequence is a window from Sanguibacter antarcticus. Protein-coding genes within it:
- a CDS encoding SDR family oxidoreductase, with translation MVVTGASSGIGASTVELLRSHGWDVVAVARRADRLAELAERTGATAVQADITSDEDVARLVETVLADGPVDAVVNNAGGAFGADRVADADLDLWRRMYELNVLGTFRVVQGFLPALRESEGDVVVITSTAAHEPYEGGGGYVAAKYAERVAARTLRLELVGEPLRVIEIAPGMVRTDEFSLTRFAGDQAKADAVYEGVPGPLVAGDVAEVVRWSLEQPPHVNIDTVVVRPRAQAAYTKTHRVLAD